From Novosphingobium sp. 9, the proteins below share one genomic window:
- a CDS encoding DUF4403 family protein, producing MQKSRDIGRLVVVTGVLALLAGCHARHNEGAPPRAEDRFDIEAQPSTIAVPVQADLTALAATLETQVPRTLYTIEKPDQTCVKAKEVDLGIARLKTPKLKCDIVGEVKRGGMTLSGSGHTIVLTMPIHAVVHAQDIGGVLSQETATADATARAEIALSLAPDWTPRGTVNIRYDWTNSPHMDFLGQRIDFTEQANQKLAPVIAKLERELPGQLGKLALRDQVGKAWAGAFTTLSLNRENPPVWMRVTPKALEYGGYEVRGNRLVMNLGLKAVTETFVGNKPADPQPTPLPQVKPLEGQAGQLSFFIPVIADYHELEPVLMKALVKRSARPFTVPGVGDVMAKFTKVTIYGTTRARIAVGVTFEAHDAARRLGGTRGTVWLAGKPVNAPNSRKVGFENLAVTGTTDMTGGDLILRLANASGLNATIAAGLTQNFEHDYDKLLGKIGKAIAEKREGDLLIRSRITATQTGTIAASGQGLYLPVRATGEASVTVAK from the coding sequence ATGCAGAAATCGCGTGATATCGGGCGTCTGGTTGTTGTGACAGGCGTGCTGGCGCTGCTGGCGGGATGCCACGCGCGGCACAACGAGGGCGCGCCTCCACGGGCGGAGGATCGCTTCGATATCGAGGCGCAGCCCTCGACCATCGCGGTGCCGGTGCAGGCGGATCTGACGGCGCTGGCCGCGACACTGGAAACGCAAGTGCCGCGCACGCTCTACACCATCGAGAAGCCCGATCAGACCTGCGTGAAGGCGAAAGAGGTCGACCTCGGCATCGCCAGGCTGAAGACGCCCAAGCTGAAGTGCGATATCGTCGGCGAGGTGAAGCGCGGCGGCATGACGCTCTCGGGCTCCGGCCATACGATCGTGCTGACGATGCCGATCCATGCCGTGGTGCATGCGCAGGACATCGGCGGGGTGCTGAGCCAGGAAACGGCGACGGCGGACGCCACCGCGCGTGCCGAGATCGCCCTCTCGCTCGCGCCCGACTGGACGCCGCGCGGCACAGTAAACATCCGTTACGACTGGACCAATTCGCCGCACATGGACTTTCTCGGCCAGCGGATCGACTTCACCGAGCAGGCCAACCAGAAGCTTGCCCCGGTGATCGCGAAGCTGGAGCGCGAACTGCCGGGGCAACTGGGCAAGCTGGCCCTGCGCGATCAGGTGGGCAAGGCCTGGGCAGGGGCGTTCACCACGCTCTCCCTCAATCGCGAAAATCCGCCGGTGTGGATGCGCGTGACGCCCAAAGCGCTGGAATACGGCGGTTATGAGGTGCGCGGCAACCGGCTGGTAATGAACCTGGGCCTCAAGGCCGTGACCGAGACTTTCGTGGGCAACAAGCCCGCCGACCCGCAGCCGACGCCGCTGCCGCAGGTCAAGCCGCTGGAGGGGCAGGCGGGGCAGCTCTCGTTCTTCATTCCGGTGATTGCCGACTACCACGAACTGGAACCGGTGCTGATGAAGGCGCTGGTCAAGCGCTCCGCGCGCCCCTTTACCGTACCCGGCGTGGGAGACGTGATGGCGAAATTCACCAAAGTCACGATTTACGGCACCACGCGGGCGCGGATCGCGGTGGGTGTGACCTTCGAGGCGCACGATGCGGCCAGACGGCTGGGCGGCACACGCGGCACCGTGTGGCTGGCGGGCAAGCCGGTGAACGCGCCCAATTCACGAAAAGTGGGCTTCGAGAACCTCGCGGTCACCGGGACCACCGACATGACCGGCGGAGATCTGATCCTGCGGCTCGCCAATGCCAGCGGCCTCAACGCCACGATCGCGGCGGGGCTGACGCAGAACTTCGAGCACGATTACGACAAGCTGCTGGGCAAGATCGGCAAGGCCATCGCCGAAAAGCGCGAAGGCGATCTGCTGATCCGCTCACGCATCACCGCCACCCAGACCGGCACGATCGCGGCCTCGGGGCAGGGGCTCTACCTGCCGGTTCGCGCCACGGGCGAGGCATCGGTCACGGTGGCGAAGTGA
- a CDS encoding DedA family protein, with translation MFLGSGIEGETAAVMGGILAHRGTLSLGPALLAASLGSFVVDQGFFLLGRCFRHRPFVQRMQEKAVFAKALSVFERYPLRFVFGFRFLTGLRTVSPLAIGTTKIRARTFLLVNLIAALVWGAIFVGLGYCFGQAIQAAFGRLRSVVPILLGVAALAGLGTLAMRWRKRRRERREA, from the coding sequence GTGTTCCTCGGGTCCGGTATCGAGGGTGAAACGGCGGCGGTGATGGGCGGCATTCTGGCCCACCGGGGGACGCTCTCGCTCGGCCCGGCTCTGCTGGCGGCTTCGCTGGGATCGTTCGTGGTCGATCAGGGCTTCTTCCTGCTCGGCCGCTGCTTTCGTCACCGTCCGTTCGTGCAGCGCATGCAGGAGAAGGCCGTCTTCGCCAAGGCGCTCTCGGTGTTCGAGCGATACCCCTTGCGCTTCGTCTTCGGCTTTCGTTTCCTCACCGGCCTGCGTACGGTCAGCCCGTTGGCGATCGGCACGACCAAGATCCGCGCGCGCACGTTCCTGCTGGTGAACCTGATCGCCGCGCTGGTGTGGGGCGCGATCTTCGTGGGGCTCGGCTATTGCTTCGGGCAGGCGATACAGGCGGCCTTCGGGCGGCTGCGCTCGGTCGTGCCGATCCTGCTCGGCGTCGCGGCGCTCGCCGGTCTCGGCACGCTGGCGATGCGCTGGCGCAAACGCCGACGCGAGCGCAGGGAAGCCTGA
- a CDS encoding FUSC family protein, with product MFLGGSVWAMVVIEGLWRGDVSRPARQAVSAVFARLSDMAFDIASGEVGEADQQAVHYSQHRRAVRAAIERAEMQVANGQGHGAMIARRALVSADEVFHALLALDHRRSGDPTVWVDLRDIGDRLAGIARQLRRGSAVQPQDAIAVRHGSASEAGAFRAIDSALEAMTGGRGTATAYEAPVPTPAADGHRLKRTVLHALRIAAVVAIVTATAHALGLGYPYWAAMAVIVVLHPVRRMSVARGVERILGSVAGGAVASLLLPWLEAPAVVAGLVLGGTLATIALRSVNYTIFVAFLSVIFVLVMHMLHPAEGLAGMRILDNVVGSVAAIASVLVFSPRGGPSLATRIAEAVAANRAYLEAIESEDPAKVTSARRAAGLASIEAEMAAHMPGHIFGAAISTQEAQGLAEARRLAGEAAARWHDKVRGQSIF from the coding sequence ATGTTCCTCGGCGGAAGCGTCTGGGCGATGGTGGTGATCGAGGGCTTGTGGCGCGGCGATGTCAGTCGTCCGGCACGGCAGGCGGTCTCGGCAGTGTTCGCCCGGCTTTCCGACATGGCGTTTGACATCGCCTCTGGAGAGGTCGGTGAAGCAGACCAGCAGGCCGTGCATTACAGCCAGCACCGCCGCGCGGTGCGCGCAGCCATCGAGCGCGCGGAAATGCAGGTCGCGAACGGGCAGGGCCACGGTGCGATGATCGCGCGGCGGGCACTGGTATCGGCCGACGAGGTGTTTCATGCCTTGCTGGCGCTTGATCACCGGCGTTCCGGGGACCCGACGGTATGGGTGGATCTTCGGGACATTGGCGATCGTCTCGCCGGTATCGCCCGGCAGTTGCGGCGTGGCAGTGCTGTCCAGCCGCAGGACGCCATCGCCGTGCGGCATGGTTCGGCAAGCGAAGCCGGGGCCTTCCGCGCCATCGATTCGGCGCTGGAGGCCATGACCGGGGGGCGTGGCACTGCGACGGCATATGAGGCACCAGTGCCGACGCCTGCTGCTGACGGGCATCGCCTGAAACGCACGGTCCTTCATGCCCTGCGCATTGCCGCTGTCGTGGCGATCGTCACGGCAACGGCGCATGCGCTGGGGCTTGGCTATCCCTATTGGGCGGCGATGGCGGTGATCGTGGTGCTGCACCCGGTCCGCCGTATGAGCGTGGCGCGCGGGGTGGAGCGCATCCTTGGCTCGGTGGCGGGCGGTGCCGTTGCCTCGCTGCTGCTCCCGTGGCTGGAGGCGCCTGCGGTCGTGGCTGGGCTGGTCCTTGGCGGAACACTGGCGACGATCGCGCTGCGCAGCGTGAATTACACGATCTTCGTGGCCTTCCTGAGCGTGATCTTCGTACTGGTCATGCACATGCTGCATCCGGCTGAGGGCCTCGCCGGAATGCGCATTCTGGATAATGTAGTCGGCAGTGTCGCGGCGATTGCCTCTGTGCTGGTGTTCTCGCCTCGCGGTGGGCCGTCGCTGGCAACCCGCATCGCCGAGGCGGTCGCGGCGAACCGGGCCTATCTCGAAGCGATCGAGAGCGAAGACCCGGCGAAAGTCACCTCCGCCCGTCGCGCGGCAGGGCTCGCCTCCATCGAGGCGGAAATGGCCGCGCACATGCCGGGGCATATATTCGGCGCCGCGATTTCCACGCAGGAGGCGCAAGGCCTTGCCGAAGCGCGTCGCCTCGCGGGGGAGGCTGCTGCGCGCTGGCATGATAAAGTTAGGGGTCAGAGCATTTTCTAA
- a CDS encoding GreA/GreB family elongation factor — protein MSVAFRRDGDEEHLEPTFEIPIPPGPNLATAHGLTLIEAQLHALETALKALEDEAEIKAARREHRYWSTRQASARVMPEPDLSCVAFGCRVTFALKGQTRTIAIVGHDEADPASGKLAFSAPLPRAMMDAEIGERVDFGGQVEAIEILEILPLGAVSESSGDST, from the coding sequence ATGAGCGTCGCGTTTCGGCGCGATGGCGATGAGGAGCACCTCGAACCCACGTTCGAGATTCCGATCCCGCCCGGCCCCAACCTTGCCACCGCCCATGGGCTGACGCTGATAGAAGCGCAGTTGCATGCGCTTGAAACAGCCTTGAAGGCCCTTGAGGATGAGGCCGAGATCAAGGCCGCGCGTCGCGAGCACCGCTACTGGAGCACACGGCAGGCTTCGGCCCGCGTCATGCCCGAACCGGACCTGTCCTGCGTCGCCTTCGGCTGCCGGGTGACGTTCGCGCTGAAAGGCCAGACGCGCACCATCGCCATCGTCGGGCATGACGAGGCCGATCCGGCGTCAGGCAAGCTGGCCTTTTCCGCCCCGCTTCCGCGCGCGATGATGGACGCCGAGATCGGCGAGCGTGTGGACTTCGGCGGTCAGGTAGAGGCGATCGAAATTCTGGAGATCCTGCCCCTTGGAGCGGTTTCCGAGTCATCAGGTGATTCCACCTGA
- a CDS encoding penicillin acylase family protein codes for MIARRFTRPLLLAATAMACSLTSPASAASGELARWQAQAARVTITRDDWGIAHVHGRSDADAVFGAIYAQAEDDFPRIEANYLTALGRTAEADGEKAIWQDLRQRLYVDPAQLQAQYRQSPAWLRALMDSWADGLNYYLATHPNVHPRVLTHFEPWMALSFTEGSIGGDIERISLTQLQSFYEKRPIALTALETGAVKREPSGSNGIAIAPKNTADGHALLLINPHTSFYFRSELQMTSDAGLNAYGASTWGQFFIYQGFNPKIGWMHTSSGIDNIDEFEETIEHKGSKLFYRYGTALRPIAQSTVSLSYRKADGSMARRSFPVYRTHHGPIVAERGGKWVAEALMWKPIPALEQSWLRTRADDLASYLKIADLKANSSNDTIFADAKGEIAYLHPQFVPVRDNTFDYRDPVDGANPATDWKGLTALDALPKAIDPAVGWVHNTNDWPWDAAGPESPKAADFPRYMDQAGANYRGVHADEVLTGKHDFTPQRLIAAAFDSHLPAFAMLMPQLIADYDALAASDPKKAALAEPIERLRRWDQRWSYASQETTLAVFWGDTLGDALRAKARAARMQLPDYIAKETTAEVRLAALQATVERLTRDFGTWKVAWGDVNRFQRLDDSIAPHFDDAKPSLPVPFVSSVWGSLASFGAKTYPNTRKYYGTSGNSFVAVVEFGPKVRAWAVTAGGESGDPASPHFDDEAQLYAEGKLRPVYFWPEDLAGHVEKVYRPGV; via the coding sequence ATGATCGCACGCCGCTTCACCCGCCCGCTCCTGCTCGCCGCCACCGCAATGGCATGCAGCCTCACCTCTCCCGCCTCCGCCGCATCGGGAGAGCTGGCGCGCTGGCAGGCGCAAGCCGCACGCGTCACCATCACTCGTGACGACTGGGGCATCGCCCACGTCCATGGGCGCAGCGATGCCGATGCCGTGTTCGGGGCGATCTATGCGCAGGCCGAGGACGACTTCCCCCGGATCGAGGCCAACTATCTCACCGCGCTGGGCCGCACGGCGGAAGCCGATGGCGAGAAGGCGATCTGGCAGGACCTGCGCCAGCGGCTCTATGTCGATCCTGCGCAGTTGCAGGCGCAGTATCGCCAAAGCCCGGCATGGCTGCGCGCGCTGATGGACAGCTGGGCGGACGGGCTCAATTACTACCTCGCGACCCACCCGAACGTGCATCCCAGGGTGCTGACCCATTTCGAGCCGTGGATGGCGCTGTCCTTCACCGAAGGCAGCATCGGCGGCGATATCGAGCGCATTTCGCTCACCCAGCTTCAGAGCTTCTACGAAAAGCGCCCGATCGCGCTGACCGCGCTGGAAACAGGCGCCGTGAAGCGCGAGCCGAGCGGCTCGAACGGCATCGCCATTGCGCCCAAAAACACGGCCGACGGCCACGCGCTGCTGCTCATCAACCCGCACACCAGCTTCTATTTCCGCTCCGAACTGCAGATGACCAGCGATGCCGGGCTCAACGCCTACGGTGCCAGCACCTGGGGCCAGTTCTTCATCTATCAGGGCTTCAACCCGAAGATCGGCTGGATGCACACCTCTTCGGGCATCGACAATATCGACGAGTTCGAGGAGACGATCGAGCACAAGGGCAGCAAGCTGTTCTACCGCTACGGCACCGCACTGCGCCCGATCGCCCAGAGCACCGTCTCGCTCTCCTATCGCAAGGCCGACGGTTCGATGGCCCGGCGCAGCTTTCCGGTCTATCGCACGCACCACGGCCCCATCGTTGCCGAGCGGGGCGGCAAGTGGGTGGCCGAGGCCCTGATGTGGAAGCCGATCCCCGCGCTCGAACAGAGCTGGCTGCGCACCCGCGCCGACGATCTGGCAAGCTATCTCAAGATCGCGGACCTCAAGGCCAATTCCTCGAACGACACGATCTTCGCCGATGCCAAGGGCGAAATCGCCTATCTTCACCCCCAGTTCGTGCCCGTGCGTGACAACACGTTCGACTATCGCGATCCGGTGGACGGCGCGAACCCCGCCACCGACTGGAAAGGCCTGACCGCGCTGGACGCCCTGCCCAAGGCCATCGATCCCGCCGTCGGCTGGGTCCACAACACCAACGACTGGCCGTGGGATGCGGCAGGCCCGGAGAGCCCGAAGGCGGCGGACTTTCCGCGTTACATGGATCAGGCAGGCGCCAACTATCGCGGCGTCCATGCCGACGAAGTGCTCACGGGCAAGCATGACTTCACGCCGCAGCGCCTGATCGCCGCCGCGTTCGACAGCCACCTGCCCGCCTTCGCGATGCTGATGCCGCAACTGATCGCCGACTACGACGCGCTGGCCGCCAGCGATCCGAAGAAGGCCGCGCTGGCCGAGCCTATCGAACGCCTGCGCCGCTGGGATCAGCGCTGGAGCTATGCCTCGCAGGAAACCACGCTGGCGGTGTTCTGGGGCGATACGCTGGGCGATGCCTTGCGCGCCAAGGCCCGCGCCGCGCGCATGCAGTTGCCCGACTACATCGCGAAGGAAACGACAGCCGAGGTGCGTCTTGCCGCGCTTCAGGCCACCGTCGAACGGCTGACCAGAGACTTCGGGACCTGGAAAGTCGCATGGGGAGACGTCAACCGCTTCCAGCGGCTCGACGATTCCATCGCGCCGCATTTCGACGATGCGAAACCCAGCCTGCCGGTGCCGTTCGTCTCCTCGGTCTGGGGCTCGCTCGCCTCGTTCGGCGCGAAGACTTATCCGAACACCCGCAAATACTACGGCACCAGCGGCAACAGCTTCGTCGCAGTCGTCGAATTCGGCCCGAAAGTCCGGGCGTGGGCGGTGACGGCAGGCGGCGAGAGCGGCGATCCGGCCTCGCCCCACTTCGACGACGAGGCCCAGTTGTACGCCGAAGGCAAGCTGCGGCCTGTCTATTTCTGGCCCGAAGACCTCGCCGGGCACGTCGAAAAGGTCTATCGTCCGGGTGTTTGA
- a CDS encoding FAD:protein FMN transferase codes for MTDEDARLAIPPLDAARIARPLRGGRVFDFGGRTMGTTWSVRMVALDDSAIPELRSAVQAALDAVVAQMSQWEPSSDLSQFNRADAGTQHRLPQGFASVLTEAIAIADMTEGAFDPALGAASEAWGFGASAPSALPETALALRARPSIDFDPETRVLLQPGGLQLDFSAIAKGFGVDEAARVLGEADVTSCLVEVGGELRGTGLRPDLQPWWVAIEDPPGGLFLPLHIALPDGAVATSADYRRYHDLGEVRLGHTLDPRTGAPVRQGAESVSVIAPTAMRADALATALMVMGAGAPLFAAHHGIAARIILLEDNMLREYLSPALKAMLS; via the coding sequence ATGACCGACGAAGACGCCCGCCTCGCCATCCCGCCGCTCGATGCGGCGCGGATCGCGAGACCCTTGCGCGGCGGCAGGGTCTTCGACTTCGGCGGACGGACCATGGGAACCACATGGTCCGTCCGCATGGTCGCGCTGGATGACAGCGCAATTCCTGAGCTGCGCTCCGCCGTGCAGGCGGCGCTGGACGCCGTGGTGGCGCAAATGAGCCAGTGGGAGCCCTCCTCCGACCTCTCGCAGTTCAATCGCGCCGACGCGGGCACGCAGCATCGACTTCCCCAGGGTTTCGCCTCCGTTCTGACCGAAGCGATCGCCATCGCCGACATGACCGAAGGCGCGTTCGATCCCGCACTGGGCGCCGCCAGCGAGGCATGGGGCTTCGGCGCCTCGGCGCCCTCGGCGCTGCCGGAAACGGCATTGGCACTCCGCGCCCGGCCATCGATCGACTTCGATCCGGAAACCCGCGTGCTGCTTCAGCCCGGCGGCCTTCAGCTCGATTTCAGCGCCATCGCCAAGGGCTTTGGCGTCGATGAGGCCGCACGCGTGCTCGGCGAGGCGGATGTGACCTCCTGCCTTGTCGAAGTGGGGGGCGAGTTGCGCGGCACCGGTCTGCGGCCAGACCTGCAACCCTGGTGGGTGGCGATCGAAGACCCGCCGGGGGGCCTGTTTCTTCCGCTGCATATCGCGCTGCCGGACGGGGCCGTGGCCACCAGCGCGGATTATCGGCGCTATCACGATCTGGGCGAAGTGCGGCTGGGCCACACGCTCGACCCGCGAACCGGCGCGCCGGTTCGGCAGGGCGCGGAATCGGTCAGCGTCATCGCCCCCACCGCCATGCGCGCCGATGCCCTTGCCACCGCGCTGATGGTGATGGGCGCCGGTGCCCCGCTGTTCGCCGCGCATCACGGCATCGCAGCGCGCATTATCCTGCTCGAAGACAATATGCTGCGCGAATATCTCTCTCCCGCGCTGAAGGCGATGCTGAGCTAG
- a CDS encoding DUF4198 domain-containing protein, translating to MNTRLRSTLLAVPALLALAAPATAFAHSQWLLPSETTFSGEEAWVSIDAAVSSELFISNFHSLDPQNFTATGPDGQSVPIENAVKGQVRSMFEVHLTKPGTYRIGSTNTGVFGGYTLNGEKKRLPRGVTADKIASLIPQGATDVQLRENQSTNQVFVTLGVPDNAVFKPTGKGLEMVPVTHPDDLVANEPGVFTFLVDGQPAAGLKVSVTKDDRWAATPIKQDVTTDAKGQAKVTWSGPGMYWMEARASDNKVSIPGATDRGLSYVATLEVQAP from the coding sequence GTGAACACTCGTCTCCGTTCCACCCTGCTCGCGGTCCCCGCGCTTCTTGCCCTTGCCGCGCCCGCCACGGCTTTTGCGCACAGCCAGTGGCTGCTGCCCTCCGAAACCACGTTCTCGGGCGAGGAAGCCTGGGTCTCGATCGACGCCGCCGTCTCCAGCGAACTGTTCATCTCGAACTTCCACTCGCTTGATCCGCAGAACTTCACCGCCACCGGCCCCGATGGCCAGAGCGTTCCCATCGAGAACGCCGTCAAGGGCCAGGTCCGCTCGATGTTCGAGGTTCACCTGACCAAGCCCGGCACCTATCGCATCGGTTCGACCAACACCGGCGTGTTCGGCGGCTACACCCTGAACGGCGAGAAGAAGCGCCTGCCGCGCGGCGTCACCGCAGACAAGATCGCCTCGCTGATCCCGCAGGGGGCAACCGACGTGCAGCTGCGCGAGAACCAGTCGACCAATCAGGTCTTCGTGACGCTGGGCGTGCCGGACAATGCCGTGTTCAAGCCCACCGGCAAGGGTCTTGAGATGGTCCCCGTCACCCATCCTGACGATCTCGTCGCCAACGAGCCGGGCGTGTTCACCTTCCTCGTCGACGGCCAGCCCGCAGCGGGCCTGAAGGTCTCCGTCACCAAGGACGACCGCTGGGCGGCAACGCCGATCAAGCAGGACGTCACCACCGATGCCAAGGGGCAGGCCAAGGTCACATGGTCGGGTCCGGGCATGTACTGGATGGAAGCACGCGCCAGCGACAACAAGGTCTCGATCCCCGGCGCGACCGATCGCGGCCTGAGCTACGTCGCCACGCTCGAAGTGCAGGCGCCGTAA
- a CDS encoding DUF2271 domain-containing protein, which translates to MRKTSLLVLTGAATTIAAPAMADTIDLTVTLPRPSVAEYHRPYVAIWLEGATGQPFKTLAVWYDSDNREGHGTKWLSDMRTWWRKGGRSAQIDGISGATRAPGPQKLTIPAAALRGLPGGQYKLTVEAARESGGRESVTVPVTLGGKRPATTSAKGATELGTVTASVKP; encoded by the coding sequence ATGCGCAAGACTTCGCTGCTGGTACTGACCGGCGCTGCGACCACGATCGCCGCACCGGCCATGGCCGACACCATCGACCTCACGGTCACTCTCCCGCGCCCGAGCGTGGCCGAGTACCACCGCCCCTACGTGGCGATCTGGCTTGAAGGCGCGACCGGCCAGCCGTTCAAGACGCTCGCCGTGTGGTACGACAGCGACAACCGCGAAGGCCACGGCACCAAGTGGCTTTCCGACATGCGCACCTGGTGGCGCAAGGGCGGTCGCAGCGCGCAGATCGACGGCATTTCCGGCGCCACCCGCGCGCCCGGCCCGCAGAAGCTGACGATCCCCGCCGCTGCCCTGCGCGGTCTGCCGGGCGGCCAGTACAAGCTGACGGTCGAGGCCGCGCGCGAATCCGGCGGGCGTGAGAGCGTCACCGTTCCCGTCACGCTGGGCGGCAAGCGCCCTGCCACCACCTCCGCCAAGGGCGCGACCGAACTCGGCACCGTCACTGCATCCGTGAAGCCCTGA
- a CDS encoding PepSY-associated TM helix domain-containing protein, producing MTTSDSAVRTAQPIAAPAKAPTTGTAAPVRRKGGWTRGFWLRQLHTWHWVSSALSLMALFLFVATGFTLNHAGDILAKPKVVDGSGQLAPAFIALLAKGPGDGAKVPVPIAVRDELARQSRMSIPADTAAEWSSDEVYLAMPRPGGDAWISVERGDGAISWETTDQGWIAYFNDLHKGRNAGWVWHWFIDGFVISALIFVGTGFALLWMHGRHRPSTWPLTGLGLLIPFILALFFIH from the coding sequence ATGACCACTTCAGACAGCGCGGTCCGTACCGCGCAGCCCATCGCTGCGCCCGCCAAAGCCCCCACCACCGGCACCGCCGCGCCAGTCCGCCGCAAGGGAGGCTGGACGCGCGGCTTCTGGCTGCGCCAGCTGCACACTTGGCACTGGGTCAGCTCGGCGCTGTCGCTGATGGCGCTGTTCCTGTTCGTCGCCACCGGCTTCACGCTGAACCACGCGGGCGATATCCTCGCCAAGCCCAAGGTCGTCGACGGCTCCGGCCAGCTTGCCCCCGCCTTCATCGCGCTTCTCGCCAAGGGTCCCGGCGATGGTGCCAAGGTTCCCGTTCCCATCGCCGTGCGCGACGAACTGGCGCGCCAGAGCAGGATGTCGATCCCGGCGGACACGGCAGCGGAATGGTCTTCGGACGAGGTCTACCTCGCCATGCCGCGCCCCGGCGGCGATGCCTGGATCAGCGTCGAGCGCGGCGACGGCGCGATCAGCTGGGAAACCACCGATCAGGGCTGGATCGCCTACTTCAACGACCTTCACAAGGGCCGCAACGCCGGTTGGGTCTGGCACTGGTTCATCGACGGGTTCGTGATTTCCGCGCTGATCTTCGTGGGCACCGGCTTTGCCCTGCTGTGGATGCACGGACGCCATCGCCCCTCGACCTGGCCGCTGACGGGGCTGGGTCTGCTGATCCCGTTCATCCTCGCCCTGTTCTTCATTCACTAA
- a CDS encoding energy transducer TonB, producing the protein MEASLYNGAYGARDDIDASGKAQGLRRVLFEDSATEPSMGDAGRVADLATASVPANTGYQGATLNWRALGIAAAVHVAAFIVLVTIGVVGPAAAHHKKLTTFDITSPPPPPPSPTKQVPDQTEPQLIQTPEVKTQVVAIKPMIELPSTAPTLSVTPPAPPAPPVAVVAAPPAPPAPPAPPAPITPPDFSAAQLGNAGPKYPYEARHSHHQGTVLLKVLVTAGGKAGQVKISHSSGFDELDQAAIKAVSAWRFAPAKQAGKAVDAWVIVPVGFSLA; encoded by the coding sequence ATGGAAGCGAGCCTTTATAATGGGGCTTATGGCGCGCGCGATGACATCGATGCGAGCGGCAAGGCGCAGGGCTTGCGCCGGGTCCTGTTCGAGGATTCCGCGACCGAGCCATCCATGGGCGATGCCGGTCGTGTTGCGGATCTGGCTACAGCGTCCGTGCCCGCCAACACCGGTTATCAAGGCGCGACGCTCAACTGGCGCGCGCTCGGCATCGCTGCCGCCGTCCATGTCGCTGCCTTTATAGTGCTCGTGACGATCGGCGTGGTCGGACCCGCTGCAGCCCATCACAAGAAGCTGACAACCTTCGACATCACCTCGCCGCCGCCTCCACCGCCGTCGCCCACCAAGCAGGTGCCCGACCAGACCGAGCCACAGCTGATCCAGACGCCGGAAGTGAAAACGCAGGTCGTTGCGATCAAGCCGATGATCGAGCTGCCCAGCACGGCGCCCACGCTTTCCGTTACGCCACCCGCGCCGCCCGCACCGCCGGTCGCCGTCGTGGCGGCCCCACCGGCACCGCCGGCGCCTCCCGCCCCGCCGGCACCGATCACGCCGCCGGACTTCTCCGCTGCCCAGTTGGGCAATGCCGGGCCAAAATACCCCTATGAGGCGCGCCACAGCCACCATCAGGGCACCGTGCTGCTCAAGGTTCTGGTGACGGCGGGCGGCAAGGCCGGACAGGTCAAGATCAGCCATTCGAGCGGCTTCGACGAACTCGATCAGGCCGCGATCAAGGCGGTTTCCGCCTGGCGCTTCGCCCCTGCCAAGCAGGCGGGCAAGGCCGTCGACGCCTGGGTGATCGTGCCCGTCGGCTTCTCGCTCGCCTGA